One Aneurinibacillus migulanus genomic window, TCAGGTGCGGTTGTTTCTGCTATATTGCTGACGATTATCTCCACCTTCCTGCAGGATTATCCAGAGACACGGATGATTATCTACAGCCTTGTACTTGTTGTTATGATGATTTATCGTCCGCAGGGATTGATGGGTACGAAAGAAATTACGCATTTTTTCACAAAGAAACGCAATGGCGTCAAAGGAGGGAAGCCGGATGGCAAACACACCGCTGCTTAAAGTAGACAACGTTGGCATACAATTTGGCGGATTGAAAGCCGTATCCGGTGTCAATGCAGAATTGTACCAGGGAGAGCTTATCGGGCTTATCGGTCCGAACGGAGCGGGTAAGACGACGTTCTTCAATTTGCTTACTGGCGTATACGTGCCGACGGAAGGACAGATTCTGTTTGGCGGTGAGAAGTTGAACGGATTAGCGCCATATCAGATTACACGTAAAGGCATTAGCCGGACATTCCAGAACATTCGGCTGTTCGGCGACTTATCGGTGCTCGACAATGTAAAGGTCGCATATCATTCATTGGCCAAGCACTCGATCCTGAGCTCGATTCTGCGTCTGCCCTCCCATTTCTCCGGAGAGAAAGAGATGGAAGAAAAAGCAGTTGAATTCCTCAAGATTTTTAACCTGGATGGCTTGAAGTATGAGATGGCTAAAAACCTTCCATACGGACAACAGCGCCGGCTTGAGATAGCCCGGGCATTAGCGGCGCATCCGAAATTATTGTTGCTTGACGAACCAGCAGCAGGCATGAATCCACAGGAAACGAAAGAATTAATGGACCTGATTGCTTTTATCCGCAAAGAATTCAACCTGACGATTCTGCTCATCGAGCATGACATGCCGCTTGTCATGGGGGTATGCGAGCGAATTTATGTGCTTGATCATGGACAATTAATCGCGCAAGGCTCGCCGGAGGATATTCGAAACAATCCGAAGGTTATCGAAGCGTATCTCGGCGAGGAGGTTTCTTAATGTTAAAAGTAGAAGAAATCAATGTATATTACGGCAATATTCAAGCATTGAAAGGCGTATCGCTTGAGATTCATCAAGGAGAAATCGTAACGCTAATCGGCGCGAATGGAGCAGGAAAAAGTACGCTGCTCAAAGCGATTTCCGGTCTGTTGAAGCCAAAGCAAGGGAGCATTACCTACATGGATCAGTCTATTGGAGGTAAAGCGGCGCAGGCGATCGTAAAGCAAGGTATTTCTCATGTGCCGGAAGGCCGCCGTGTCTTTGCGAATATGACGGTAGAAGAGAACCTTGAATTGGGTGCATTCCTGCGCAAAGATAAAGACGGTATCCGCCAGGATTTTGAGAGAGTATATGAGCTGTTCCCACGTTTGCTGGAACGTCGCAAACAGCTGTCGGGCACGCTTTCCGGCGGGGAACAACAGATGCTGGCAATGGGCCGGGCATTAATGGCGCGTCCGAAGCTTCTGCTGCTGGACGAGCCTTCGATGGGACTGGCGCCGTTGCTTGTAAAGACCATCTTCCGTATCATTGAAGAGATCAATCAGACAGGCACAACGATCCTGCTCGTTGAACAAAATGCAAATATGGCACTTTCCATCGCCAATCGTGCGTATGTTATCGAAACCGGACGTGTCGTTCTTTCTGGAACAGCCAGTGAATTGAACGAGAGCGATCAAATAAAAATGGCATATCTTGGCGGACACTAGGCCATCCTTGATGCCTATATAAATTACGCTTGATATTTTGACAGTGGAGTGTGGTTAGAAGGAGGAGATTCAGGAAAAAGAAGAGGGTGGATGCGCCCTGCGATCCGGCAGAAGAAAGGTCAGTGTGTCTTTTTCCGACCGCTCCCGCCCACCGCTCTTCCTTCTTTTCTTACCTCCCACCATAAACATTTGTCGATGTATCAAATCAGATGTATTTAGTCTGGGTATGATATGTCAGTCAGTAATGGGCAAAAGATGCTAGAATAGAGATATCCTGCCCGCCAGCTATGAAGCAGACAGATTGCGAAAGAATTTTCATATATAATCAATTTTTATAGAGTATGACAAGCCGTCTTCCGACATAATAGATAGGGAGACGGTTTTTTTTTCGATTTACAGGATAGGAGATAACGAGAAAGAAGGGGAAATATGATATACAAGAAAACAGCCGCATTGTTGCTATCAGTCGCGCTTGCCGCAACGGCCGCAGGATGCAGTAATCAAGCCGAACCGCCGCCCGTTCCTGCCGGAAATAATCAGGTCGTTCCGGTACAAAAAGCGCAAACCCAGGTGCCGGAAATAACAGCGCCACTGACTGGCTTGCCGGTGGAGATGCAGAGTACAGATCGGGTCGTTATGGTTATGATCAATAACCATTCCAAGGCAAGGCCCCAATCGGGTCTGGACCAAGCAGATATGGTATATGAGATGCTGGAAGAAGGATTAATTACCCGTTTTATGGCATTCTATCAAAGCCATTCGCCGGAGACTGTCGGTCCCGTGCGTAGCATTCGTCCTTATAATATCGAGATTGGACAAGGGTTTGACGCTATTATGTCCCATGCTGGCGGCAGCGTCGCTGCGTTGAGCATTATTCGCAATGGAAACTACGCGGACATGGATGAGATTTATGCTTATCCGAAAGCGTACTGGCGCGACAAATCGCGTAAGGCGCCGCACAATCTGTATACAAGCATTGAAAAGCTACGTAAGGGAGCATCAGAAAAAGGCTACAACCTGGGTGGAGACGTGCCTGTATTCTCATTTATGAAAGAAGGGGATGTCGTACAAGGGGAACCGGGAACCAAGATAAGTGTTCGCTATTCCAAACGAAATACGGCCGGATACGAGTATGATCCGAATACAAAACAATATATGAGGCTCACGGCAGGCAAACCACATATGGATAAAGAGACGGGAAAACAGTTGACTGCTACCAATGTGCTTGTCATTGCGGCACAGCACCGTACGCTTGATGGTGAAGGTCGTCTGGAAATTGATACCATAGGGCCGGGCGAAGGCTATCTCTTCCAACGAGGGCAGGCGCTGAAGGTGACATGGGAGCGTAGAGATGGAGCGATTCGCGCCTATCAGAACGGCGTTGAGTTGCCACTGTATCCAGGTACGACCTGGGTGAATGTTGTTCCGACTACGCCTTCGTTTGCTGAGCACCTGACGTTTGAATAACGATCGCCTATTTTGCCGGAAAACGTTTTCCTTGTCAAACCGTGGCGAATTTCATATTATAAAAATAGCGCATGCTTTACTTCTTAAATAATGTAAAGCGGTACTTGCTTAAAGAGTAGTGTGCCCGGAACGGAGGAAAAGTCGGTGCAATTGGATAAAATCAAAGGCAAAGAGCTGGAACAGCTATTCGAAGTGATTCTGTCATTGGACTCGATGGAAGATTGTTATTTATTCTTTGATGATTTATGTACGGTAAATGAAATGAAGTCGATGGCGCAGCGCCTGGAAGTGGCACGTATGCTGCGCGACAAGCAAACATACAGTCAGATTGAAGAAGAGACCGGTGCAAGCACGGCGACCATCTCCCGCGTAAAACGCTGCCTCAACTATGGCAATGGCGGATATATGGCGGCGCTGGACCGACTGGGCGATAAGAAAAAAGGATAAAGTGAAACTTCATGCAGTAGGGGATTCTTCATACCCTACTGCGTGTTAGTTGAACTTATCGGACCTTTAGGGGCAGTTTATTCCCCATCTATATTTCCTCGATTTTTCCAAGTCTTGAGGTGGGGGATTACTGCCCGTTAAGGCGGGATAAAGAGCGATATGCACCTGTTTTTCAGGCAAAACTGGAAGACAGGTGCTTTCTTTTGTATTGTAATACATAACGAATGGAAGCAAGATCCCGTGGCAAAGAGGAGGAACGAAACGATGGATATGGACAAATGGAGACACGTGTTTAAACTGGACCCCGATAAAGAAATAGATGATGGAACGCTTGAGTCCGTATGCGAATCAGGTACCGACGCCATCATCGTCGGAGGTACAACAAATATAACGTTTGACAATACGATTGATTTGTTGAGTCGGATCCGTCGGTATGCCGTACCTTGTGCATTGGAGGTCTCCGATGTAGACGCTATTGTGCCGGGGTTTGACGCATACTTTATTCCGTTGGTGCTAAACGCACAGAATCCGGAATGGATTTTCAATATGCATGTAAAAGGATTAGAAGAACATGGTCCGTTTATTAAATGGGATGAAGTGTTTGTGGAAGGATATGTGGTCGGTAATGAAGATTCGGCGGTAGCAAAGCTGACCGAAAGCCGCACCAATATTACGGAGGAAGGGATGAAAGCGTACGCCCGCCTCGCAGATCAGATGCTGAAACTTCCCATTCTTTATATTGAATTCAGCGGGAGCTATGGAAACCCCGCCCTTGTACAGGCGGCGCAGAAGGTCGTGCATAACAGCCGAATTTTCTACGGTGGAGGAATCCGCAGTGTGGAACAGGCGATAGAAATGGCACAGTGGGCTGACACTGTTATAATTGGAAATATCATTTATGAAGATGTAACACAAGCGTTGGCTACAGTGGAGGCCGTTAAGTCTGTCGGAAGATAAGACGGTCGAAAATTGACGAAGAAATC contains:
- a CDS encoding YerC/YecD family TrpR-related protein — translated: MQLDKIKGKELEQLFEVILSLDSMEDCYLFFDDLCTVNEMKSMAQRLEVARMLRDKQTYSQIEEETGASTATISRVKRCLNYGNGGYMAALDRLGDKKKG
- a CDS encoding ABC transporter ATP-binding protein, whose amino-acid sequence is MLKVEEINVYYGNIQALKGVSLEIHQGEIVTLIGANGAGKSTLLKAISGLLKPKQGSITYMDQSIGGKAAQAIVKQGISHVPEGRRVFANMTVEENLELGAFLRKDKDGIRQDFERVYELFPRLLERRKQLSGTLSGGEQQMLAMGRALMARPKLLLLDEPSMGLAPLLVKTIFRIIEEINQTGTTILLVEQNANMALSIANRAYVIETGRVVLSGTASELNESDQIKMAYLGGH
- a CDS encoding DUF3048 domain-containing protein, with the translated sequence MIYKKTAALLLSVALAATAAGCSNQAEPPPVPAGNNQVVPVQKAQTQVPEITAPLTGLPVEMQSTDRVVMVMINNHSKARPQSGLDQADMVYEMLEEGLITRFMAFYQSHSPETVGPVRSIRPYNIEIGQGFDAIMSHAGGSVAALSIIRNGNYADMDEIYAYPKAYWRDKSRKAPHNLYTSIEKLRKGASEKGYNLGGDVPVFSFMKEGDVVQGEPGTKISVRYSKRNTAGYEYDPNTKQYMRLTAGKPHMDKETGKQLTATNVLVIAAQHRTLDGEGRLEIDTIGPGEGYLFQRGQALKVTWERRDGAIRAYQNGVELPLYPGTTWVNVVPTTPSFAEHLTFE
- the pcrB gene encoding heptaprenylglyceryl phosphate synthase; protein product: MDMDKWRHVFKLDPDKEIDDGTLESVCESGTDAIIVGGTTNITFDNTIDLLSRIRRYAVPCALEVSDVDAIVPGFDAYFIPLVLNAQNPEWIFNMHVKGLEEHGPFIKWDEVFVEGYVVGNEDSAVAKLTESRTNITEEGMKAYARLADQMLKLPILYIEFSGSYGNPALVQAAQKVVHNSRIFYGGGIRSVEQAIEMAQWADTVIIGNIIYEDVTQALATVEAVKSVGR
- a CDS encoding ABC transporter ATP-binding protein; translation: MANTPLLKVDNVGIQFGGLKAVSGVNAELYQGELIGLIGPNGAGKTTFFNLLTGVYVPTEGQILFGGEKLNGLAPYQITRKGISRTFQNIRLFGDLSVLDNVKVAYHSLAKHSILSSILRLPSHFSGEKEMEEKAVEFLKIFNLDGLKYEMAKNLPYGQQRRLEIARALAAHPKLLLLDEPAAGMNPQETKELMDLIAFIRKEFNLTILLIEHDMPLVMGVCERIYVLDHGQLIAQGSPEDIRNNPKVIEAYLGEEVS